Below is a window of Brachyspira hampsonii DNA.
GGAAGCTGCTTATATACAGAATTTAAAGCAAGCAATCATTTATATATAATATTATCCGGTAGAATAGGGATATATAATATTGTAAACGGAAAACTTTTACTTAAAGATATATACAAAAAAAATTATGTTCTTGATGGATATGAACCCAAATTAGAATATAAGCCTTTATTAACTTCAGCTATTGCTTTAGAATCATCTTATGTAAAAGTAGTAACTAAAGAAGAGTTTATAGAAATGCTGATAAGAGATAAGCATTTTAGAAGCTGTCATGTAAAAATGATGTCAATGAAAGTAATAAATATATTATTTAAAATAAAAGCAATAGAAGAAAAAAATAAAATTTTTAAATTATTTATATTGATATCTGCTTTGCTTAAAATAGAAACTCTGTTTGAAGATATAAATACAGCCATATTAAGCTATACTATTTATGATATACAAAATTCATTGAATTTAGAAATGGATGATATTATTAATAATTTAAAAAAAATAAAAACTTTAGAAATAGTAAATGATAAATATATAAGAATTGCAAATATTAATGATTTTTTTAAAGAATACTATGAATATCAAAAAAATAATTATTGACATACATTATAAATGTATTAAAATGTTTACAAACAATATAGGAATTATTTATGTTAAAGTACAAAACTATAAATTTTAATAAATCTGCCACAATATTTATAGAAGGTCAGGAGCCTAAATATACTTTTTATATAATAAAAAAAGGAAAAGTAGTAGTATACAGTTATTTCGCTGATAATTATACTGTAGAATATAAAGAAGGTGAAATTATAGGATTATTCAATGCCGTTTTAAATGAACCTTACTTTTCTACAGTAAAGGCATTAGAAGATACAGAAGTAATAGAAATGAATATCAATGAAATAGAAAAAATTAATAATATAAGCCTTATAAATAAAATATATGATTATCTTATTATTAATATAGAAAGATGGCTTAATAGATATTATTATTTTTTGCATAAGGAAAACAATCCGTATTACAGCAGACATAATAAATCTTCAAACTTTGATATTATGGAAATGTGCAAAATATATATTAATAATGGATTTTATGATGCTTCATATAAATTGTACAAAAAATATATTGAACTTAATCCTAACGATGAAGAAAGAAAAGAAGAGCTTAATAATTTATATAAAAATTTAAAACCAATAGAAGAACCTGAAAATATAGAAGCAAACATCTATAAATATAAAAAAGGCTATTGTTTATATACAGAACTTCAAAGTAAAGATTATCTATATGTGATAAAATATGGAAAAATTGGCGTATATAATATATTTGATTCCAAACAAGTAACTAGAAGGGTATTGGCTACAGATGATGTGCTTAACGGATACACCCCTATTTCCAAAAATAGTAAATATCTTTCAACTACAGCTATAGTTTTGGAAGATTCTATTTTACAATTAATAAAAAAAGAAGATGCTATGAGTTTGGTGCAGTCTGATAGAAATTTAAGATTATATTTTGTAAAAATGATGAGTATGAGAATATACGGAACAATTTCTAGAATAAGATCTTTTAATGCTAATAAGATTGTAAGTAAATTTGTAATAATAATAGAAGCATTAATAAAAGCAGAACTCTTATTCAAAAATATAAATAAAATAAAATTCCAATACAATATAAATGATATCTGTTCTATGATAGGAGTTGAATATAAAAATAATATAGAAGATGAAATATTAAAAATCAAGTCATTAGAGATATCAGAAGAAGGTTATTTAATGGTAAATGATATAGAAAGTTTCTATAAAGAATATGAAATATATAAACAGAGAAATACACATAGAATAGAAAATGATTAAATAATAAAATGAGCTAAATATTCTATATTGCCTTTAGCCCCTTTTATAGGCGAAACTGTTCTATTGACTTCTTTAAATCCTATTTCTATTATTCTTGAAATAGCATTATTTAATATTTTTTCTCTAAGAACATCATCTCTTATTATACCGCCTTTAGAAACATCTCCTCTTTCAGCTTCAAATTGAGGCTTTATCAAAGTTACCCAGAATTCCAAATTATTTAATTCTTTAAATATAATAGGGGCTATTTTTGATATTGATATAAAAGAAACATCACTTACCACTATAGATGGAATCTCATCATTAAACATTTCTCTTTTTATATCTTTGGCATTAAAATCTTCTATGGATATTACTCTATTATCATTACGAAGTTTATAAACCAGCTGATTATGTCCTACATCAAGAGCATAAACCTTTTTAGCACCAT
It encodes the following:
- a CDS encoding cyclic nucleotide-binding domain-containing protein gives rise to the protein MNNYRTIKFPKSSFIYEEGNFPKDSFYIITKGKAISYAINSSNYDREYKVGHIIGLVNLAAGEPYTITMKAEEDVEVLELSLSDINNITSNDLITTIYNYFNTTLETWLSRYYTNLVKNKVDLYYKENIFTMAEIYLKNEFPDAAYKLYENYIDTLENKDDIESTKKELLKLPKPNNPSMFTSNIFLYKKGSCLYTEFKASNHLYIILSGRIGIYNIVNGKLLLKDIYKKNYVLDGYEPKLEYKPLLTSAIALESSYVKVVTKEEFIEMLIRDKHFRSCHVKMMSMKVINILFKIKAIEEKNKIFKLFILISALLKIETLFEDINTAILSYTIYDIQNSLNLEMDDIINNLKKIKTLEIVNDKYIRIANINDFFKEYYEYQKNNY
- a CDS encoding cyclic nucleotide-binding domain-containing protein, with the translated sequence MLKYKTINFNKSATIFIEGQEPKYTFYIIKKGKVVVYSYFADNYTVEYKEGEIIGLFNAVLNEPYFSTVKALEDTEVIEMNINEIEKINNISLINKIYDYLIINIERWLNRYYYFLHKENNPYYSRHNKSSNFDIMEMCKIYINNGFYDASYKLYKKYIELNPNDEERKEELNNLYKNLKPIEEPENIEANIYKYKKGYCLYTELQSKDYLYVIKYGKIGVYNIFDSKQVTRRVLATDDVLNGYTPISKNSKYLSTTAIVLEDSILQLIKKEDAMSLVQSDRNLRLYFVKMMSMRIYGTISRIRSFNANKIVSKFVIIIEALIKAELLFKNINKIKFQYNINDICSMIGVEYKNNIEDEILKIKSLEISEEGYLMVNDIESFYKEYEIYKQRNTHRIEND
- a CDS encoding TlyA family RNA methyltransferase, which gives rise to MRLDEYVHSKGYTESRSKAQDIILAGCVFVNGVKVTSKAHKIKDTDNIEVVQNIKYVSRAGEKLEKAFIEFGISVENKICLDIGASTGGFTDCLLKHGAKKVYALDVGHNQLVYKLRNDNRVISIEDFNAKDIKREMFNDEIPSIVVSDVSFISISKIAPIIFKELNNLEFWVTLIKPQFEAERGDVSKGGIIRDDVLREKILNNAISRIIEIGFKEVNRTVSPIKGAKGNIEYLAHFII